The segment CATATAAAATGGAATGCAGTATGCTTCAGTATCCCAATAGGTTGACCCACCATATTTTTCGCCGGTGAATCCTTTCGGCCCAATATTCAAACGGGAATCTTTCCCCAAATAAGTTTGGTTTAAATGGAAAATATTGAAACGAATTCCCTGTTGTGCTTTCACATCGCCATCGATAGTAATATCGCTCATTTCCCAGATTTTTGCCCAGGCGTCAATTTGATTACTCAATAATTTGTCGTAGCCAAATGACAATGCTTTCGCGATAACATTTTGAGCTGCAGCCTGAGTGTCTTTGTGGTTCATTGAAACGGTATAACCACCCAGTTTTTGTATGGAAGCTGTTTGGCCTTTTGAAGCATTGACTGTATAAGTAAACTGAACTTTTTCATTTGATGCTTCAACATTTGATGGAGAAGCATTTTGGTCTTCGCCATTTAATAAGATACTATTTTGCATGAAAGTAGTAGCTGTAAAATGTGTTTTGAAGGTTCGTGCCGTAACAAAAGCTTCGTTTCCTGAATTTTTCACATCTAATGGCTCCCAGAATTTTTCTTCCCAGTTGGCATCTTCGTTGTGAACTCCGGCGTCAACGTAAGGTTTGAAAACGATTTTGGCATCATTATTTAATGGTGTGATTTCATAATTAATGACACCAACTTCATCCAAATCCAACGAAAGAAAACGACGAACGTTTACTGAAATCTGAGTTCCGTTTTGCAGTGTTGCTTCGAAAGAACGGTTGTAGATTCCTTCTTTCATATTCAGTTCGCGACGGAAGTTTTTCACTGCAGCGCAGGCTGCCAAATCAAGGTTTTCACCATTAACTTCGATATTGATTCCAATCCAGTTTGGTGCGTTTAGTACTTTGGCGAAATATTCGGGATAACCGTTTTTCCACCAACCCACTTTGGTTTTATCCGGATAATAGATTCCGGCAATATAACTTCCCTGGAATGTTTCACCAGTGTAGTGTTCTTCAAAATTGGCGCGTTGCCCCATAGCACCGTTTCCGATACTGAATAGGCTTTCGGAGGATTTCACTTGGTCTAAGTCAAAACCTTCCTCTATGATTGACCAGTTGTCTGGTTTGATATAATCTTGATTCATTTTCTTTTCCTTTTATCATTCAATTTTAGTCTATAAACGCTTCTATAAAAGAAGTATCCATAAAGGTAAAATCTTTAAAATTGTATTTTGCTTCATGTAGAATTCTCTCATCGCCAATTCCGATGCTTGTCATATTGGCAATATTAGCAGCCTGAATTCCGGCTACTGAGTCTTCAAAAACCATAGAATTCTCATTTGTTGCGTTTAGTAATTTGGCAGCTCTGATAAAAACTTCAGGATCTGGTTTTGCATTGGTTACGTCATTTCCGTCAACAATAGCATCGAACAAATGCAAAATTTTTACTTTTTCTAAAATTGGTCTGGCATTTTTACTTGCAGAACCTAATCCGATTAGTTGATTTTTTTCTTTAATAAATTCTAAAATATTGACAACACCGGGAAGAATTTCTGATTCGTCCATGTTTTCAATATAGGCAAGGTAATCTTCATTTTTTTGTTTTAGCCATTTGTTTTTGTTCTCTTCGGATGCTTGAATGTTTCCAAGTTTCAGAATAATATCCAAAGAGCGAATACGGCTGACCCCTTTTAATTCTTCGTTGTGTTCAGGTGTAAATTCGATGCCTAATTCGGCTGCTATTTTTTGCCAGGCTA is part of the Flavobacterium sangjuense genome and harbors:
- the pgmB gene encoding beta-phosphoglucomutase, translating into MSKKAFIFDLDGVIVDTARYHFLAWQKIAAELGIEFTPEHNEELKGVSRIRSLDIILKLGNIQASEENKNKWLKQKNEDYLAYIENMDESEILPGVVNILEFIKEKNQLIGLGSASKNARPILEKVKILHLFDAIVDGNDVTNAKPDPEVFIRAAKLLNATNENSMVFEDSVAGIQAANIANMTSIGIGDERILHEAKYNFKDFTFMDTSFIEAFID